Proteins co-encoded in one Schistocerca cancellata isolate TAMUIC-IGC-003103 chromosome 5, iqSchCanc2.1, whole genome shotgun sequence genomic window:
- the LOC126188590 gene encoding craniofacial development protein 2-like, whose translation MEPSVVAIRYVNERLMWIDLTLSSKKIRIVSVYLHCEGTDQDKMDSFYEALSDIVVRVKDKCSVLLMGDFNARIGNRTEGYEKVMGKFGEDMEGNRNGKQLLDFCASMGLVITNSFFKHKNIHRYTWEGRGTRSVIDYIITDQEFRKAVRDTRVFRGFIDDSDHYLICSEIGIGDTIDRQQLDLFSFWSVPPPPLLWRDCRGICPQMITKLVIRWQWLYPSDHIYIGVADLHINQNHTQFRGIVRVVKGS comes from the exons atggaacccagcgtagttgcaataaggtatgtaaacgaacgactgatgtggatagatttgacattgtctagcaagaaaattaggattgtgtcagtatatttgcattgtgaagggacagatcaagataaaatggatagtttttatgaggcactcagtgatatagttgttagagtaaaggacaagtgcagtgttctgctcatgggtgattttaacgccaggattggaaatcgaacagaagggtatgaaaaggttatgggtaaatttggagaggatatggagggcaacaggaacgggaaacaactcttggatttctgtgccagtatgggcttagtaatcacaaactccttttttaaacataagaacattcaccggtatacttgggaaggcaggggaaccagatctgtcattgactatataataacagatcaggaattcaggaaggctgtgagggacacacgtgtattcaggggattcattGATGACAGTGATCATTATTTaatatgcagtgaaattgggatt GGTGATACTATTGATAGACAACAGTTAGATTTATTTTCGTTCTGGTCAGTTCCACCACCACCATTGTTATGGCGAGACTGTAGAGGGATATGTCCACAGA TGATCACTAAACTAGTTATAAGATGGCAGTG GCTCTATCCATCAGATCATATTTACATTGGTGTAGCTGATTTGCACATCAACCAGAACCACACACAATTCAGAGGTATTGTAAGGGTAGTGAAAGGTTCATAG